A stretch of DNA from Noviherbaspirillum sedimenti:
GCCACAGCTGCGGCTGCCAGCGCTGGTCGTCGGCCAGCGCGACCGCTTCGCCGGCGGCGCCGCGCAGCACATCGCGCCCGGCGGCCCAGTCGGCCAGCCAGTCGGCGCGGTAGACCTGGTATTCATCGAACAAATCGGCCAGGCGCTGCGCCAGCTGCAGGCGGCGTTCCGGATCGCCGTCCGCGAGGAAGTGACGCAACGGCGCGAAAGGCGCCTGCGCCAGCAGCGTCGGCAGCAGGCGCATCAGGCGCCAGGTCAGCGTCGACTCGTCCAGCGCGGAACGATACGGCACCTGTTGCGGACCCAGCATGCCGCGATAGGCTTCCCACAGGAAGCGCGCCGGCAAAGTGATGCGGGTGGAGGCGCAGACGCCCATTTCCTCGGCCAGGGCGATTTTCAGCCACTCGGCCACGCCATTCGACTGCACCAGGACGATCTCCTGTTCCAGCGGCGCCAGCGGATTGTTGCGCAGCCAGCCGAACACGGCGCCGCGCAATTGTTCGAGCTGGTTGCCGTGGATGGCGATGAAGCCGGGGCTCAGGTTGGATGGCATAAATGCTGATTAAGTCGGTGGATCAGGCAGCGCGAGGCTGGCCAAGGATAAACATGGTCATATGAATTGCGCCGGCATGCAAGCATGCGCCGCAAACTTTCATGATTCCGTAATTTTTTTACATGCCTCGTTGGCCACGCCGTACGGCACATGGCCGGTGGCGACGTGTTCGCGCGCCGAATCGCAGTGGCCTTTTTGATCATCGAAGAAGATGTCGGCACCGAAGGCCTTGAGGAATTCGCCCTTCTTCATGCCGCCCAGGAAAAGCGCCTCGTCGATGCGGATGTTCCATTCGCGCAGGGTGCGGATCACGCGCTCGTGCGCCGGCGCGCCGCGGGCCGTGATCAGCGCGGTGCGCAGCGGCGAAGCTTCCGCCGGATATTCGGCCTGGATGCGGTGCAGTGCGGCGAGGAAGTCCTTGAACGGCCCGCCGGTCATGGGCGTATGCGCCGCCATTTTTTCATTGGCGGCAAAGGCCTGCAAGCCCTGCTGCTTGTAGATGCGTTCCGACTCGTCCGAGAACAGCACGGCGTCGCCGTCGAAAGCGATATGCAACTGCGCATCGGCGCGCGGCCCCACCTGCGACGGCAGGATGGTGGCGGCGGCGTGGCCCAGATCGAGGGCCTGGCGCACGTCGTCCTGGTCGGTCGAGAGGAACAGGTGGGCGCCGAAGGCCTGGATGTAGCGGTGCGAACTGCCGCCACCGCAAAACGCCGCACGCGTGATATCGAGCTGGTAATGTTCGATCGAATTGAAGATGCGCAGGCCAGTGTCAGCGCTGTTGCGTGACAGCAGGATGATTTCGACCCGCGGATGGGCCGGGTCGGGCGCGTTCAGCGCCAGCAGCTTCTTGACAAGATTGAACGCCACGCCCGGCTGCAAGGCATCGTTTTCATGCGCGGTCTGGTAGGCGCAATAGGCTTCGACGCCCTGCGAGACATAGACCTGGTGGCTTTCGTCGAGATCGAACAATGCCCGCGACGAGATTGCGATGACCAGTTTGTCTTTGGTATTTGCCGTCATGATTCCCCCTTGCTTGCCTGCTTGCGAACCATGCGCAGGCGTCCTGTTTGCATTTTTGTTACGCAGACGCCATATTAGTGCGTCAGTAGCTCACAGGATAAGCTATATCGACAGGTATTAGCCGAGTGGCGGAAGATGACAGCGACCGTCTGCGGCCTTGCAGCGGCCCGCATGGACAGTGCATGGAGAGACTGACGCAGGTGCCGGAGATAAGAAGGGTGGCGCCGGCGGCGTTGAAAAGGCAGGTGATCGCGATGTTGCAGATGTTGCACAGAGGGCTGGAGAATATCTGATCCCCAGCCCCTGCCCTACGGCGTCAGATGCCGCCCATGCACAGGTACTTGGTGACCATGTAGTCATCCAGCCCATGCCTGGAGCCTTCGCGACCGATACCGGATTGCTTGACGCCGCCGAACGGCGCCGCCTCGTTGGAAATGATGCCGGTGTTAATGCCAACCATGCCGTATTCCAGCCCTTCCGAAACACGCCAGACGCGGCCGATATCGCGGGTGTAGAAATAGCTGGCCAGGCCGAATTCGGTATCGTTGGCCAAGCCAATGACTTCCTCGTCGGAGTGGAAGCGAAACAGCGGCGCCAGCGGGCCAAAGGTTTCTTCCTTCGCCACCAGCATCTCCGCGCTGGCGTCGCGCACCACGGTCGGTTCGAAGAAGGTCTGGCCGAGCGCGTGGCGCTTGCCGCCGGCGATCACCTTGCCGCCCTTGGCGACAGCGTCGGCGATATGCTCTTCGATCTTTGCCACGGCATTGGCGTCGATCAGCGGGCCTTGCGTGACGCCGCCTTCCAGGCCGTTGCCGACCTTGAGCTTGTTGACGGCCGCGACCAGCTTTTCGGCGAATTGGTCATACACGCCATCCTGCACGTACAGGCGGTTAGCGCACACGCAGGTCTGGCCGGTATTGCGGTATTTGCTGGCCAGCGCGCCCTCGACGGCAGCGTCCAGGTCGGCGTCGTCGAAGACGATGAACGGCGCATTGCCACCCAGTTCCATCGAAGTCTTTTTGACGGTGCCGGCGCATTGCTGCATCAGCAGCTTGCCGATTTCTGTCGAGCCGGTAAACGTCAGCTTGCGCACGATCGGGTTGGAAGTCATTTCGCCGCCGATGGCGGCAGCAGACCCGGTCACCACCGAGAACACGCCGCGCGGCACGCCGGCTTCCTCGGCCAGCGCCGCCAGCGCCAGCGCCGAATACGGCGTCTGCGTCGCGGGCTTGACGACGATCGGGCAGCCGGCCGCCAGCGCCGCGCCGGCCTTGCGGGTGATCATCGCCGCCGGGAAGTTCCACGGCGTGATCGCCGCGCACACGCCGACCGGTTCTTTGATGACGACGATGCGGCGGTCGCCGGCGGGACCCGGAATGGTGTCGCCGTAGGCGCGCTTGGCTTCCTCGGCAAACCACTCAAGGTAGGAGGCGGCGTAGGCCACTTCGCCCTTGGCTTCGGCCAGCGGCTTGCCCTGCTCGACCGTCATGATGCGCGCCAGGTCGTCGGTATTGGCCAGCATCAGCTCGAACCATTTACGCAGGATGCCGGCACGCTCCTTGGCCGGCTTGCTGCGCCAAGCGCCCCAACTGGCGTTGGCCGCTGCGATGGCGCGGCGGGTTTCGTCGGCGCCCATCTTGGGAATGGAACCGATGGTTTCGCCGGTGGCGGGATTGGTAACGGGCAGCACGGCGCCGCCATCGGCGTCGATCCACTGTCCATCGATATAACATTGCTGGCGGAACAGCGCCGGCTTGTTCAGGGTGATCATGATGATGTCCTTCAAAAATAGGTCAGATGTGCAGCGCGCGTTCGTACGCTGCCAGCACCGCTTCATGCATGGCTTCGGATTGCGTCGGGTGCGGGAAGATTGTTTCCATCAATTCCGCTTCGGTGGTTTCCAGCTCGCGCGCGATGGTATAGCCCTGGATCATTTCGGTGACTTCTTCTCCGACCATGTGCGCGCCCAGCAGTTCGCCGCTGGCCTTGTCGAAAATCACCTTGGTGAAGCCGCCGGTCGCGCCCATCGCCAGCGCCTTGCCGTTGACGGCAAACGGGAACTTGCCGACGCGGATCTGCCGTCCCGCCGCCTTCGCCTGCGCTTCGGTCATGCCGACGCTGGCGACTTGCGGATGGCTGTAGGTACATGCCGGAATCTTGCTGGCATCCAGCGCATGCGGGTTCTTGCCGGCGATCTTTTCGACGCAAATGATGGCCTCGTGGCTGGCCTTGTGCGCCAGCCATGGCGCGCCGGCAACGTCGCCGATCGCGTACACGCCCGGTTCGCCGGTGGCGCCATAGGCGTCGGTGACGATATGGCTGCGATCGACCTTGACCGCGGTGCCTTCCAGGCCGAGCTCCTCGACATTGCCGACGATGCCGGCCGCAGTCAGTACCACGTCGGCGGTCAGGGTTTCCTTGTGCTTGCCATCCAGCGTCAGCGTCCATTCAGCGGCCTGGCCGGCGCCGCGCTTGTTGCTCGATGCGATGCGCGAACCGAGGTACAGCTGCATGCCCTCCTTGCGCAGCGACTCGCCGACATAGGCCGAGATTTCCTCGTCTTCCACCGGCAGCACGCGTTCGGCCATTTCCACCACGCTGACCTTGGCACCCAGCGCATGGTAGAAACTGGCGAATTCGATGCCGATGGCGCCGGCGCCGATCACCACCAGGTGCTTGGGCACGCGCGTGGGCACCAGGGCTTCGCGGTAGGACCAGACGCTGTCGCCATCCGGCGTCAGGCCCGGCAGGACGCGGGCGCGGGCGCCGGTGGCCAGAATGATGTGGCGCGCGGACAAAGTCGATTTGCCCTCGGCGCCGCTCACTTCCAGCTTGCCTTTGCCGGCCAGCCTGGCATGGCCGTTGACGACGGTGACCTTGTTCTTCTTCATCAGGTAACCGACGCCGCCCTGCAATTGCGCCGAGACGGCGCGCGAACGCTCGACCATGGTCTTCAGGTCGACCTCGGGCTGCGCCACCTTGACGCCAAAACGGGCGGCGTCGCGCACCATGCGCAGCACGTCGGCCGAACGCAGCAGCGCCTTGGTGGGAATGCAGCCCCAGTTGAGGCAGATGCCGCCCAGCTGCGCCTTTTCGACCAGTGCGGTTTTCAGGCCGAGCTGTGCTGCGCGGATCGCCGCGACGTAGCCGCCGGGGCCGCCGCCGACGACGACCAGATCATATTGTGCTTGGGTCACGTTGGCCTCAGATCAGGATGCTCAAGGGGTTTTCGATGTATTGCTTGAACAGCGCCAGCCATTGCGCGCCGACCGCGCCATCGATGGCGCGATGATCCACCGACAGCGTGACCGTCATCACCGAGGCCACGGCAAGCACGCCATCGACCACCACCGCCTGCTGTTCGGTAGCGCCGACCGCGAGGATTGCCGCCTGCGGTGGATTGATGATGGCGGAGAATTCCTTCATGCCGAACATGCCGAGGTTGCTGATGGTGAAGCTGCCACCCTGGTACTCTTCCGGCGCCAACGCATTGCTGCGCGCGCGCGCCGCCAGGTCAGCCACTTCGGCGCTGATGGCCGAGAGCGACTTGTTTTCCGCCGCGCGCACCACCGGGGTAATCAGGCCACCTTCGGTGGAAACCGCCACGGAAATGTCGGCCTGGGCATACTTGCGCAGGGCGGCATCGGTCCAGCTCACATTCATGTCCGGCATGGCGCGCAGGGCGGCGGCAACCGCCTTGACGATGAAGTCGTTAATGGAAATCTTACGCGGTGCAGCGGCATTGATCTCGGCGCGCAGGGCAAGCAGCTTGTCCATGCGGCAGTCCGCTTTGAGGTAGAAATGCGGGATGCTGGTCTTGCTCTCGGTAAGGCGGCGCGCAATGGTGCGGCGCATGCCGGAATGCGGCACTTCGACATACGGTGAGCCCACCCCGGCGGCAATCTGCGCGGCTGGCTGGCTTGTGCCTGCTACAATAGTCTGCACCGGCGCTGTCGGCGCCGCTGCCGCCGTCTCGACATCGCGTTTGACGATGCGGCCATGCGGGCCGCTGCCCTGCAATGCACGCAGATCGAGACCGCGATCCTGGGCCAGGCGGCGCGCCAGCGGGCTGGCGAAAATCCTGCCGCCATTGGCCACTGCCGCCGATGCTGCCGTCACAGCAGGTGCTGCCGCGGGGGGCACAGCGACTGCGGTCCCGGAAATGGCGGCCTCGGGAATCGCAGCCAGAGGAATGGCAGCAGGCGCCGGCGCGCTTGCCACGCCGGCTGCGGCCAGTACCGCATCGATATCGACATTGGTTTCGCCAACGGCAAACAGCACCGCGATCGGCGCGCCGACTTCGATATCCTTGCCGGTCGGCGCCAGAATCTTGCCCAGCACGCCGGCTTCGTCGGCGTCGAACTCGATCAGCGCCTTGTCGGTTTCGATTTCAGCCAGGACATCGCCGACCTTGACGGCGTCGCCTTCCTGCTTGGTCCATGCCTTGATCACCGCCGAGGTGGCATTCGCGGCAATCTCCGGCATCTTGATTAGTTTAGCCATCTCAGTCGCGTCCTTATTTCTTCAAGTCGGCGCGATAAGCGCCGATGTCGGTGTATTGCACCAGTTCGAGCACATTGCCTTCGGGGTCGCGGCAGAATGCCAGGTACACGCCGGGGCGCACTTCCGCGCGCTGATTGCCGGTCATGAACTCGATGCCAGCTTCCAGCAACTTGCCGATGGCAGCTTCGATATCCTCGACGATGAACGTCAGATAGGTGGCATTGGGTTTGTCCAGGATGTATTTCGCGGCGGCGGCTGGCGCCGGCGGCGTGTTCGGCGCCAGCAGCTTGATGCGCTCGCCGTAATTGGTCTGCAGGCGCACGACGGTATAGCCTTCCGCCGACAACGCCGATTGCGCTGCCTTGTCGGCGCCGATCTGGATTTCGCTGACAAAGGAAAAGCCCATCACTTCTTCGTAGAAGCGGCGCAGTTTCGGCAGGTCGCGGCAAGCGATGCCGACTTCCATCGGCACGATCATATTGATGCTCATAACTGTTTCTCCTTGATCAGGCTGCGCCCTTGTCGCGCATGACTTGTTTGAGACCCTCGACCACTTCCTCGGTGCGCGCCGCAGCGGCGCGTTCCAGCACCTTGGAAATACTCGGCGAAGCTTCGCTGCCGGAAACGCGTTGCACCGGCTGGTCCAGCCAGTCGAAGTAGCGGCGCTGGATTTCATCGGCCAGCCAGCCGCCGTAGGAAGTGCCGATCGAGCCCTGCTCGACGATCAGCACATTGTTGGTCTTTTTGATGCTGGCTTCGATGGTGTCCCAGTCGATGCTGGCGCGGTCCAGCCAGCGCAGGTCGACCACCTCGGCATCGATGCCGGTCTGCTCCACTGCTTCCAGTGTGTGCGCTACCATCGACAGATAAGTCAGCACCGTCACTTCGGCGCCAGCGCGGCGCACGGCGGCCTTGCCGAACGGGATCTGGTAATCGAAGTCTTCCACCGGCGCGATGCCCGACGCGTTGTACAGGTCGACGTGCTCGATCACCAGCACCGGGTCTTTCAACGCCAGCGCCGCATTCATCAGGCCGACATAGTCGAACGGCGTGGAGGGGGCGACAATGCGCCAGCCCGGGCTGGTGGCGAAAATACCGGCCGGGTCCATCGAGTGTTGCGAGCCGTAGCCGGTGCCCATAGCCACCTTGGTGCGCAACACCAGCGGCACCTCGATATCGCCGCCGAACATATGGCGCGCCTTGCCGATCTGGTTGAACACCTGGTCGGCCGCCACCCACATGAAATCCGGGTACATGAATTCGACCACTGGCTTGAAGCGGCCATCCATGGCCATGCCGCCACCGAGACCGACGAAAGCGTTTTCACTGATCGGCGTGCCGAGGGTGCGGTCGGGGAATTTATCTTTCAGGCCGCGGGTGGCGCCGTTGGTGCCGCCTTTCAGACGGTGCACGTCTTCGCCCATCACCACCACGCTGGGATCGACGCTCATGCGGCGGTCCATCACATCGGCCACCACATCGATGAATTTTCGGGTATCGAGCTTGCCGGAAAAGCTGGCCTGCTCTTCGGTGCGGGCGCCGTTCAGCTCGGACAGGTCGCCGCGCACGCCGACGTTGCGGAAATCCGGGCTCGGCCAGAGTTCCGGGCGGATGCGCTTCTTGCCAGCCTTGCCGTTCGGATCGGCTTCGGTCAACGCCGCGACTGCCTTGGCCATCGATGCCTTGATGCGGTTTCTGAGCGCCAGGATGCCGGCGGCATCGATCAGGCCGCGCTGCTGCATTTTGGTGCCGAGCAGTTCGAGCGGATCGCGCGTGCGCCAGCTCTGCTCTTCCTCGCGGGTACGATAGCCAAACGCGCTGCCGGGGAAACCGCCGTTCTGGTGGAAGAAGCGGTAGACATCGGCTTCGATCACGGTCGGGCCCTTGCCGGCGCGCATATGGGCCAGCGCCTCGTTCATCGCCAGGTACACTGCCAGCGGGTCCATGCCGTCAACCTTCCAGCTCGGAATGTTGAAAGCCAGGCCGCGCGCCGACAGGCGCGGTTCGGCAGTGGCTTCATTCACGGTCGTGGAAACCGCGTAGCCATTGTTTTCGATAAAGAAGCACAGCGGCAGTTTCCAGGCTGCGGCAAGATTCATGGTTTCCAGCACCGAGCCGATATTCACCGCGCCATCGCCGAAATAGGACACCGCCACCGCATCGGTGCCGGCATGCTTGTGCGCCCAGGCAGCGCCTGCCGCCAGCGGCACGCCGCCGCCGACGATGGCGTTGGTGCCGAGCGCGCCCGCTTCTTCCCAGCGCAAATGCATGGAGCCGCCGCGGCCGCTGCAAAAGCCTTGCGCCAGGCCGAGAATTTCCGCCAGCGTGCGCTGCAAGAGCGTGTCGATTTCCGGCGTCAGTTCGGCTTGCGGATCGATGCCGTTGGGCGTGAGATAACCCAGCGCCTTGGCCAGAAACTGATGGTGGCCGCGGTGCGAGCCGTTGACCTGGTCGGCCGCCGTCAGCGGCACGATGGAACCTGCGGCGCCGCCTTCCTGGCCGATGGCAGAGTGGGCCGGGCCGTGCACCAGGCCATCCATGGCCAGTTCCAGCACGACTTCTTCAAACGCGCGGATCAGGTGCGCGTGGGTGAGCAGCGTGCCGAGTACAGCCGGGTCGGCGGCTGCCCAGTCGGCATCGGTGGTGCGCAATTCGACCCAGTTGGACGCCGGGACGAGTGCAATATGGTCTGACATGGTGCCAATCTCCAGATAGAGGATATGAATTAGGTTGGATTCAGATGTAGCTGTAAGCGGACCAGCCGCCGTCGGCGACGATGGCCTGGCCATTGATGTAGGCGGCGCTGTCGGACGCCAGGAACAGCGCCAGCGTGGCGATTTCGTGGGTCTTGCCGAGGCGGCGCGCCGGCGTGCGGGCGATCAGGGCGTCAAAATCCATGCGGCCGGTGCGCACCAGCTCGTCGGTCAGCGCTGTCTGCACGTAGCCGGGCGCAAGTGCA
This window harbors:
- a CDS encoding 5'-nucleotidase, with protein sequence MTANTKDKLVIAISSRALFDLDESHQVYVSQGVEAYCAYQTAHENDALQPGVAFNLVKKLLALNAPDPAHPRVEIILLSRNSADTGLRIFNSIEHYQLDITRAAFCGGGSSHRYIQAFGAHLFLSTDQDDVRQALDLGHAAATILPSQVGPRADAQLHIAFDGDAVLFSDESERIYKQQGLQAFAANEKMAAHTPMTGGPFKDFLAALHRIQAEYPAEASPLRTALITARGAPAHERVIRTLREWNIRIDEALFLGGMKKGEFLKAFGADIFFDDQKGHCDSAREHVATGHVPYGVANEACKKITES
- the gabD gene encoding NADP-dependent succinate-semialdehyde dehydrogenase codes for the protein MITLNKPALFRQQCYIDGQWIDADGGAVLPVTNPATGETIGSIPKMGADETRRAIAAANASWGAWRSKPAKERAGILRKWFELMLANTDDLARIMTVEQGKPLAEAKGEVAYAASYLEWFAEEAKRAYGDTIPGPAGDRRIVVIKEPVGVCAAITPWNFPAAMITRKAGAALAAGCPIVVKPATQTPYSALALAALAEEAGVPRGVFSVVTGSAAAIGGEMTSNPIVRKLTFTGSTEIGKLLMQQCAGTVKKTSMELGGNAPFIVFDDADLDAAVEGALASKYRNTGQTCVCANRLYVQDGVYDQFAEKLVAAVNKLKVGNGLEGGVTQGPLIDANAVAKIEEHIADAVAKGGKVIAGGKRHALGQTFFEPTVVRDASAEMLVAKEETFGPLAPLFRFHSDEEVIGLANDTEFGLASYFYTRDIGRVWRVSEGLEYGMVGINTGIISNEAAPFGGVKQSGIGREGSRHGLDDYMVTKYLCMGGI
- the lpdA gene encoding dihydrolipoyl dehydrogenase; this encodes MTQAQYDLVVVGGGPGGYVAAIRAAQLGLKTALVEKAQLGGICLNWGCIPTKALLRSADVLRMVRDAARFGVKVAQPEVDLKTMVERSRAVSAQLQGGVGYLMKKNKVTVVNGHARLAGKGKLEVSGAEGKSTLSARHIILATGARARVLPGLTPDGDSVWSYREALVPTRVPKHLVVIGAGAIGIEFASFYHALGAKVSVVEMAERVLPVEDEEISAYVGESLRKEGMQLYLGSRIASSNKRGAGQAAEWTLTLDGKHKETLTADVVLTAAGIVGNVEELGLEGTAVKVDRSHIVTDAYGATGEPGVYAIGDVAGAPWLAHKASHEAIICVEKIAGKNPHALDASKIPACTYSHPQVASVGMTEAQAKAAGRQIRVGKFPFAVNGKALAMGATGGFTKVIFDKASGELLGAHMVGEEVTEMIQGYTIARELETTEAELMETIFPHPTQSEAMHEAVLAAYERALHI
- a CDS encoding pyruvate dehydrogenase complex dihydrolipoamide acetyltransferase, producing MAKLIKMPEIAANATSAVIKAWTKQEGDAVKVGDVLAEIETDKALIEFDADEAGVLGKILAPTGKDIEVGAPIAVLFAVGETNVDIDAVLAAAGVASAPAPAAIPLAAIPEAAISGTAVAVPPAAAPAVTAASAAVANGGRIFASPLARRLAQDRGLDLRALQGSGPHGRIVKRDVETAAAAPTAPVQTIVAGTSQPAAQIAAGVGSPYVEVPHSGMRRTIARRLTESKTSIPHFYLKADCRMDKLLALRAEINAAAPRKISINDFIVKAVAAALRAMPDMNVSWTDAALRKYAQADISVAVSTEGGLITPVVRAAENKSLSAISAEVADLAARARSNALAPEEYQGGSFTISNLGMFGMKEFSAIINPPQAAILAVGATEQQAVVVDGVLAVASVMTVTLSVDHRAIDGAVGAQWLALFKQYIENPLSILI
- a CDS encoding VOC family protein translates to MSINMIVPMEVGIACRDLPKLRRFYEEVMGFSFVSEIQIGADKAAQSALSAEGYTVVRLQTNYGERIKLLAPNTPPAPAAAAKYILDKPNATYLTFIVEDIEAAIGKLLEAGIEFMTGNQRAEVRPGVYLAFCRDPEGNVLELVQYTDIGAYRADLKK
- a CDS encoding alpha-ketoacid dehydrogenase subunit alpha/beta, which gives rise to MSDHIALVPASNWVELRTTDADWAAADPAVLGTLLTHAHLIRAFEEVVLELAMDGLVHGPAHSAIGQEGGAAGSIVPLTAADQVNGSHRGHHQFLAKALGYLTPNGIDPQAELTPEIDTLLQRTLAEILGLAQGFCSGRGGSMHLRWEEAGALGTNAIVGGGVPLAAGAAWAHKHAGTDAVAVSYFGDGAVNIGSVLETMNLAAAWKLPLCFFIENNGYAVSTTVNEATAEPRLSARGLAFNIPSWKVDGMDPLAVYLAMNEALAHMRAGKGPTVIEADVYRFFHQNGGFPGSAFGYRTREEEQSWRTRDPLELLGTKMQQRGLIDAAGILALRNRIKASMAKAVAALTEADPNGKAGKKRIRPELWPSPDFRNVGVRGDLSELNGARTEEQASFSGKLDTRKFIDVVADVMDRRMSVDPSVVVMGEDVHRLKGGTNGATRGLKDKFPDRTLGTPISENAFVGLGGGMAMDGRFKPVVEFMYPDFMWVAADQVFNQIGKARHMFGGDIEVPLVLRTKVAMGTGYGSQHSMDPAGIFATSPGWRIVAPSTPFDYVGLMNAALALKDPVLVIEHVDLYNASGIAPVEDFDYQIPFGKAAVRRAGAEVTVLTYLSMVAHTLEAVEQTGIDAEVVDLRWLDRASIDWDTIEASIKKTNNVLIVEQGSIGTSYGGWLADEIQRRYFDWLDQPVQRVSGSEASPSISKVLERAAAARTEEVVEGLKQVMRDKGAA